GGTTTATCAAAAAAATCTTTACTCATATATATAGACCTTTAATATTTATTTTCCTATTGGATATCTAGTTCTAAACTCATTAAGCTGAGATGATAAACTAGAATCTAATGTACTAAATTTTTGATTGTAACCTGTAATAGAACCATTTGGAGACTCAACCATACCTTCAAATTCATTATATGAGTTATATATTTTCATTAGTGATTCATTAGCAAATTCGCTTCGCTCATAAAAGTCCCCGAGGGGCGTGAACAAATTGTAAACACAATTTGTTTTTCTAAATGCTGATTATACTTATAACTACTTATTGTTTAATTCAATATAATAATCAATTAGATTAAAAATCCAACCCCTCAAATTGGAAAATTCAAATCCTAAATCTTTTGCCTTATCAGTATTTATACTATAAGCTTTTTCACCATTGTATGGAGCTTTATCGCCATTTAAATCAATAATTATTTTCTTGTTAGTTTTATTTTCTACATAATTAATAATTTCAATTAATGAAATAGTACCATTGCTACTTCCATTAATTGAACCACAATAATTATTTCCTGCTAAAAATGATAAAAACTTTCCAGCATCAGCTGAACTGATAAAACTCATTTGATTGTCAATGTTATCTATAAACATTGGAATTTCTTTCACTATATGTTCTACATAAAAGAGCACTCTATTTGTATAATCATCTATGCCTATAACAAATGGCAATCGAACTGCAACAGAATTTTGTGATGTAAATTGTTTGACTAATGCACACTCAGCTAATCTTTTAATTTCATCATATGAAAAACCTTGTCTGTCACACCAAACTAATTCTTTATCATATGGTTTATAATTTTCTTCTTTTGTATCCATGTGTAGATTATAAACTGCTGTAGATGACACCATTATATATCGATTGCAAACAATTG
This window of the Clostridium estertheticum genome carries:
- a CDS encoding NAD-dependent epimerase/dehydratase family protein; the protein is MNILVLGGTRFFGVHLVDNLLKNGHQVTIANRGNRQDKFGTQVERVIVDHTNFENMKEVFKNKNFDVVYDDLAYCSNDIKYALKSIVCNRYIMVSSTAVYNLHMDTKEENYKPYDKELVWCDRQGFSYDEIKRLAECALVKQFTSQNSVAVRLPFVIGIDDYTNRVLFYVEHIVKEIPMFIDNIDNQMSFISSADAGKFLSFLAGNNYCGSINGSSNGTISLIEIINYVENKTNKKIIIDLNGDKAPYNGEKAYSINTDKAKDLGFEFSNLRGWIFNLIDYYIELNNK